One window of Mediterraneibacter gnavus ATCC 29149 genomic DNA carries:
- the murD gene encoding UDP-N-acetylmuramoyl-L-alanine--D-glutamate ligase — MKFKDKKVLVFGSGISGVSAAALLLQEGAEVVLYDGNDRLDAAGIKEQIEGQAKGSVSVVLGAFPEALLSELSLVVMSPGVPTDLPSVNQMRDAGIPIWGEIELAYVLGKGDVLAITGTNGKTTTTALLGAIMKNFRESTFVVGNIGNPYTSVVRETKDDSVIVAEMSSFQLETIHTFCPKVSAILNITPDHLNRHHTMEAYIEAKEQIAKNQTEEDVCVLNYEDDVTRKFGERVKAQVIYFSSRRRLEKGIYLEDGNIIYCRENPEKVCHVDELKLLGMHNYENVMAAVAMAAAYHVPMEIIRKTIREFTAVEHRIEFVAEKNGVAYYNDSKGTNPDAAIKGIQAMNRPTFLIGGGYDKDSSYDEWIQSFDGKVKKLVLLGATKEKINETAKRLGFTDTILADTFEEAVNICVEQAEPGDAVLLSPACASWGMFKNYEERGDKFKELVNQL, encoded by the coding sequence ATGAAGTTTAAAGACAAAAAAGTACTGGTGTTTGGTTCCGGTATCAGTGGTGTTTCTGCTGCGGCTCTGCTGCTGCAGGAAGGTGCAGAAGTCGTATTGTATGATGGGAATGACAGGTTGGATGCGGCAGGAATCAAAGAACAGATCGAAGGACAGGCAAAGGGGAGCGTAAGCGTTGTTCTCGGAGCATTTCCCGAGGCGCTTCTTTCAGAGCTTTCTCTGGTTGTGATGAGTCCGGGTGTTCCGACAGATTTACCATCGGTGAATCAGATGCGGGATGCAGGGATTCCGATCTGGGGTGAAATTGAACTGGCATATGTCCTTGGTAAAGGGGATGTGCTGGCAATCACCGGAACAAATGGAAAGACGACCACGACAGCACTGCTTGGTGCAATCATGAAAAATTTCCGGGAAAGCACATTTGTTGTAGGCAATATCGGCAATCCTTACACGAGCGTTGTGCGGGAGACAAAGGATGATTCTGTTATTGTGGCAGAGATGAGCAGTTTTCAGCTTGAGACGATTCACACATTCTGTCCCAAAGTCAGTGCGATCTTGAATATCACGCCGGATCATCTGAACCGCCATCACACGATGGAAGCTTATATCGAAGCCAAAGAGCAGATTGCAAAAAACCAGACAGAAGAAGATGTCTGTGTTTTGAATTATGAGGATGATGTGACCAGAAAATTCGGAGAAAGAGTCAAAGCGCAGGTGATTTATTTTTCCAGCCGCCGCAGACTGGAAAAAGGAATTTATCTGGAAGATGGCAATATCATCTATTGCAGAGAAAATCCGGAGAAAGTCTGTCATGTGGATGAATTAAAACTGCTTGGAATGCATAATTATGAAAATGTAATGGCAGCTGTGGCTATGGCGGCAGCGTATCACGTTCCGATGGAGATCATCCGTAAGACCATTCGGGAATTTACGGCAGTGGAACATCGGATCGAGTTTGTGGCAGAAAAGAACGGGGTTGCATATTACAACGACTCCAAAGGCACAAATCCGGATGCCGCGATCAAAGGAATCCAGGCAATGAACAGGCCTACATTTTTGATCGGCGGAGGATATGACAAGGATTCTTCTTATGATGAGTGGATTCAGTCTTTTGACGGTAAGGTAAAAAAACTGGTGCTTCTCGGAGCGACAAAAGAGAAGATCAATGAGACGGCAAAAAGGCTGGGATTTACAGATACGATTCTTGCAGATACGTTTGAAGAGGCGGTCAATATCTGTGTAGAACAGGCAGAACCCGGAGATGCAGTTCTTTTGTCTCCGGCGTGTGCAAGCTGGGGAATGTTTAAGAATTATGAAGAACGCGGAGATAAATTCAAAGAACTTGTAAATCAATTATAA
- a CDS encoding MBL fold metallo-hydrolase RNA specificity domain-containing protein → MKLTFIGAAHEVTGSCHLLQAAGKNILIDCGMEQGPDLYENPGLPIAAGEVDYVFLTHAHIDHSGLLPLLCKNGFKGQILTTFATADLCNIMLRDSAHIQEFEAEWRNRKGRRAGVPEFEPLYVMADAEAAINLFVPCGYGERLHICDGVEIRFTDVGHLLGSASIEVWITEGEISRKIVFSGDVGNVNQPIIKDPRCTDTADYVVVESTYGNRVHSSEKIDYVSEFTRILKETFDAGGNVVIPSFAVGRTQEMLYFIREIKEHGLLPEYSDFEVYLDSPLAIEATKVFTKNMRECFDEEAIKLVDEGINPLVFPGLKTSVTSDDSKLINFIEKPKVIISASGMCDAGRIRHHLKHNLWRKECTILFVGYQANGTLGRRLLEGEKNIKLFGEPIEVHARIESLHGISGHADMNGLIAWLKGFKTPLQHVFVVHGEDTVTEEFAQKVEETLGCPTWAPFPNGEVDLAANEILNEGVRIAVKGKKPSQKKADAAFERLIAAGRRLLDVIYKREGIPNKDKAKFESQINNLADKWDRWE, encoded by the coding sequence ATGAAACTTACATTTATAGGAGCAGCCCATGAGGTGACCGGAAGTTGTCATTTGCTGCAGGCAGCGGGGAAAAATATTTTAATTGACTGTGGTATGGAGCAGGGACCGGACCTGTATGAAAACCCAGGACTTCCCATTGCAGCGGGAGAAGTGGACTATGTATTTTTGACACATGCACACATCGATCATTCAGGTCTTTTGCCCCTTTTGTGCAAGAATGGATTTAAAGGGCAGATATTGACCACATTTGCCACAGCGGATTTATGTAACATTATGCTTCGTGACAGCGCTCATATTCAGGAATTTGAAGCTGAATGGCGCAACCGGAAAGGAAGACGTGCCGGAGTGCCGGAGTTTGAGCCGCTTTATGTGATGGCAGATGCAGAGGCTGCGATCAATCTTTTCGTTCCATGTGGATATGGAGAACGGCTTCATATTTGCGATGGGGTGGAAATCCGGTTTACAGATGTCGGCCATTTGCTTGGTTCGGCAAGTATTGAGGTCTGGATTACCGAAGGTGAGATTAGCAGGAAGATCGTATTTTCAGGAGATGTGGGGAATGTGAATCAGCCGATCATCAAAGATCCAAGGTGTACGGATACCGCAGATTATGTGGTAGTGGAATCCACCTATGGAAACCGGGTACATTCTTCGGAGAAGATAGATTATGTCTCTGAATTTACGAGAATTTTGAAAGAAACCTTTGATGCAGGCGGTAATGTCGTGATCCCGTCATTTGCAGTGGGACGTACGCAGGAGATGCTGTATTTCATCCGGGAGATCAAAGAACATGGACTTTTGCCGGAATATTCTGATTTTGAGGTATATCTGGATAGTCCGCTGGCAATTGAAGCGACCAAAGTGTTTACAAAAAATATGCGGGAATGCTTCGATGAAGAAGCAATCAAACTGGTGGATGAGGGGATCAATCCTCTGGTATTTCCGGGGTTGAAGACATCCGTTACAAGTGATGATTCGAAACTGATTAATTTTATCGAAAAGCCGAAAGTAATTATTTCTGCATCGGGTATGTGTGACGCAGGACGGATCCGTCATCATTTGAAACACAATTTGTGGAGAAAAGAATGTACAATTCTGTTTGTGGGATATCAGGCGAACGGGACATTAGGAAGGCGGCTTCTGGAAGGTGAGAAGAATATCAAGCTGTTTGGAGAGCCGATCGAGGTTCATGCCAGAATTGAAAGTCTTCACGGAATCAGTGGTCATGCAGATATGAATGGTCTGATAGCATGGCTGAAAGGATTTAAGACACCGCTTCAGCATGTATTTGTGGTGCATGGCGAAGACACTGTGACAGAAGAATTTGCGCAGAAAGTAGAAGAGACGCTTGGATGTCCGACGTGGGCGCCATTCCCGAACGGGGAAGTCGATCTGGCTGCGAATGAGATCTTAAACGAAGGTGTGCGGATTGCCGTGAAAGGCAAGAAGCCATCCCAGAAGAAAGCAGACGCTGCATTTGAGCGTCTTATCGCAGCAGGAAGAAGACTTTTGGATGTTATTTACAAACGAGAGGGAATTCCGAATAAAGACAAAGCAAAATTTGAAAGTCAGATCAATAATCTTGCTGATAAATGGGATCGTTGGGAATAG
- a CDS encoding sigma-E processing peptidase SpoIIGA, translating into MYYEVYIDVMFLVNFMMDVLILFSVKALMKMPGSTKRVIAGGLVGSGLSCLVVILRLPVGITMAVLHMLVSSGMVVCGLKIRSFSEFLKCYILLYFVSVLIGGILGMLKPYVKYTSLYFAVVIGCYYTIRAIWEFLCRLQKEELKICRIILYQEGSCCEIRGLWDTGNVLKDPLSEKPVCILEQSTIEKLTGEKENLKGFHLIPYRTVGKSGVMPVFELEKMYIVQKKQWIYRPLVGICEEQISEQGMYQMIINPEILGGRKNGCKSSNAAAV; encoded by the coding sequence ATGTACTATGAAGTATACATAGATGTCATGTTTTTGGTGAATTTTATGATGGACGTCCTTATCCTGTTTTCTGTAAAAGCCTTGATGAAGATGCCGGGCAGTACGAAAAGAGTGATTGCAGGCGGTCTGGTCGGATCAGGACTTTCCTGTCTGGTGGTAATTTTGCGGCTGCCCGTGGGAATCACAATGGCAGTGCTTCATATGCTTGTCAGCAGCGGGATGGTGGTATGCGGTCTTAAAATTCGCAGCTTTTCGGAATTTTTAAAGTGTTATATTTTATTGTATTTTGTTTCCGTTTTGATTGGCGGGATTCTGGGAATGTTAAAACCCTATGTGAAATACACAAGTCTCTATTTTGCTGTTGTGATTGGCTGCTATTACACAATCCGCGCGATCTGGGAGTTTTTGTGCCGGCTTCAGAAGGAGGAACTCAAGATTTGCCGGATCATCTTGTATCAGGAAGGAAGCTGCTGTGAGATACGCGGGCTTTGGGATACCGGAAATGTGTTGAAAGATCCGCTGAGTGAAAAGCCGGTATGTATTTTAGAGCAAAGCACAATAGAAAAGCTGACCGGAGAAAAGGAAAACTTGAAAGGGTTTCATCTGATTCCATATCGGACAGTAGGAAAAAGTGGTGTCATGCCGGTATTTGAATTAGAGAAAATGTATATTGTACAGAAAAAACAGTGGATTTATCGTCCGCTGGTCGGGATATGTGAAGAACAGATATCAGAACAAGGGATGTATCAAATGATCATCAACCCTGAAATATTAGGAGGAAGAAAAAATGGTTGTAAAAGTAGCAATGCCGCAGCAGTTTAA
- a CDS encoding cell division protein FtsQ/DivIB: MKQKKKKIRMAALITVLSVLVLFFAVFLLFQTRKIEVTGNQYCQDEELVKWVQKDKYAFNSIYIWWKYNYGDVTKPAAIESVKVSIKNPWTVVMKVKEKEFLGYFDYQGEFLYFDEDGTAALKTTEVIPGAPFIEGLELNTKKVKMNKKLPVTDQDIFERIVEVTRLSNKYELSSDRLTCSDGGVNLIFGVVTVQLGKGNYEMKIAQISPILEKLNEKFAGQAGVLYLENYETSGTSVRFVPEKAAETEADEGQDAGQTDENQSGESEAAQTDQTSAAGTGEGETTE, from the coding sequence ATGAAACAAAAGAAAAAGAAGATTCGAATGGCGGCACTGATTACAGTCCTGTCGGTACTTGTGTTATTTTTTGCGGTATTTCTTCTGTTTCAGACAAGGAAGATCGAGGTGACCGGAAACCAGTACTGTCAGGACGAAGAACTGGTAAAATGGGTTCAAAAAGACAAGTATGCATTCAACTCCATCTATATCTGGTGGAAGTATAATTATGGAGATGTGACAAAGCCGGCAGCGATCGAATCCGTGAAAGTTTCAATTAAAAACCCATGGACGGTCGTGATGAAGGTAAAAGAGAAGGAGTTTCTTGGTTATTTTGATTACCAGGGAGAGTTTTTGTATTTTGATGAGGACGGAACAGCTGCGTTAAAGACAACGGAAGTGATTCCCGGGGCGCCGTTTATCGAGGGATTGGAGCTTAATACCAAAAAAGTGAAAATGAACAAAAAACTCCCGGTCACAGATCAGGATATTTTTGAACGTATCGTGGAGGTGACAAGACTTTCCAACAAATATGAACTTTCTTCCGACCGGCTTACCTGCAGTGACGGAGGAGTCAATCTGATTTTCGGAGTGGTCACAGTGCAGCTGGGAAAAGGAAACTATGAGATGAAGATCGCACAGATTTCGCCGATCCTTGAGAAGCTTAATGAAAAGTTTGCGGGGCAGGCAGGTGTACTGTACCTGGAGAATTATGAAACGTCCGGTACTTCCGTGCGTTTTGTACCGGAGAAAGCAGCGGAAACAGAAGCAGATGAGGGCCAGGACGCCGGACAGACGGACGAAAATCAGTCAGGAGAATCTGAAGCTGCACAGACGGATCAGACATCTGCAGCAGGAACCGGTGAAGGAGAAACAACTGAATAA
- a CDS encoding peptidoglycan D,D-transpeptidase FtsI family protein produces the protein MKNKTYHKKKILVVFTCAFLILTGLIGRLVYLMVFDAEYYQKRAEDLHKRERKIKAARGEIVDRNGVVLATNKTVCTISVIHSQIKEPERVTEILAKELEMDQAEVRKRVEKVSSMEKVKTNVEKEVGDKIREYNLDGVKVDEDYKRYYPYDSLASKVLGFTGGDNQGIIGLEVKYEETLKGSNGTILTTTDARGIELDAVAEGRIEPVAGKTLEISMDYNIQKYCEQAAEKVMREKQADGVSILLMNPQNGEILSMVNVPEFNLNDPFELNTGEELEGEKLQDALNAMWRNRCINDTYEPGSTFKIITSAACLEEGVVTPEDTFSCPGYRMVEDRRIRCHKVGGHGSETFVQGIQNSCNPVFIDIGLRLGAERFYDYFQQFGLLDLTGIDLPGEAGTIMHQVENIGLVELATISFGQSFQVTPVQMAVTVSSIINGGRRVTPHFGKAVLDREGNVLETLSYEERSGVVSEKTSKTMQTLLEGVVANGSGKNAYIEGYSIGGKTATSQTLPRSANKYISSFIGFAPAEDPQVLGMVVIHNPQGIYYGGTIAAPVLRSIFDNVLPYLGIEKQ, from the coding sequence ATGAAAAATAAAACGTATCATAAAAAGAAAATTCTGGTAGTGTTTACCTGCGCGTTTCTGATTTTGACAGGTTTGATCGGGCGACTGGTCTATCTGATGGTGTTTGATGCCGAGTATTATCAGAAACGAGCCGAGGATCTGCATAAACGGGAACGTAAGATCAAGGCAGCCAGAGGAGAAATCGTGGATCGAAATGGCGTTGTGCTTGCTACAAACAAAACAGTGTGTACGATTTCTGTGATCCACAGTCAGATCAAGGAACCGGAACGGGTGACGGAAATTCTCGCAAAAGAGCTTGAAATGGATCAGGCAGAGGTGAGAAAGCGAGTGGAGAAGGTCTCTTCCATGGAAAAAGTAAAAACCAACGTGGAAAAAGAAGTGGGAGATAAGATCCGGGAGTATAATCTGGATGGAGTCAAGGTGGATGAAGACTATAAGCGATATTATCCGTATGACAGCCTGGCATCCAAGGTGCTTGGATTCACAGGAGGAGACAATCAGGGGATCATTGGTCTGGAAGTGAAATATGAAGAGACATTAAAAGGCAGCAACGGAACCATTCTCACGACAACGGATGCAAGAGGAATCGAACTGGATGCGGTCGCGGAAGGCCGGATCGAGCCTGTGGCCGGCAAAACGCTGGAGATCAGTATGGATTATAATATTCAAAAATATTGTGAGCAGGCGGCTGAAAAAGTCATGCGGGAAAAACAGGCGGACGGAGTGTCGATTTTACTGATGAATCCGCAAAACGGAGAAATTCTGTCTATGGTCAATGTGCCGGAATTTAATCTCAATGATCCGTTTGAATTGAATACAGGAGAAGAACTGGAAGGAGAAAAATTGCAGGATGCGTTAAATGCAATGTGGAGAAATCGATGTATCAATGATACGTATGAGCCGGGATCCACATTTAAGATCATTACGTCTGCAGCCTGCCTGGAAGAGGGAGTCGTGACACCTGAGGATACCTTTTCCTGTCCGGGATACCGCATGGTAGAAGACAGAAGAATCCGGTGTCACAAAGTGGGCGGACATGGCAGTGAAACCTTTGTTCAGGGAATTCAGAATTCCTGCAACCCGGTGTTTATCGATATTGGTCTGCGTCTCGGAGCAGAGCGGTTTTATGACTATTTTCAGCAATTCGGACTTCTGGATCTGACGGGAATCGATCTGCCGGGAGAGGCGGGAACCATTATGCATCAGGTGGAAAATATCGGTCTGGTGGAGCTTGCCACCATCAGTTTTGGACAGTCATTTCAAGTTACGCCGGTTCAGATGGCAGTGACAGTCAGTTCCATTATCAATGGAGGGCGAAGAGTTACCCCGCATTTCGGAAAAGCCGTTCTTGACAGGGAAGGAAATGTGCTGGAAACATTGTCCTATGAAGAAAGATCAGGTGTGGTATCAGAGAAAACATCGAAAACGATGCAGACACTTTTGGAGGGAGTTGTTGCCAATGGGTCCGGGAAAAATGCATATATCGAAGGATATTCCATCGGCGGAAAGACAGCCACCTCTCAGACACTGCCGCGAAGTGCGAATAAGTACATTTCTTCCTTTATCGGATTTGCACCGGCAGAGGATCCGCAGGTACTGGGAATGGTGGTGATCCATAATCCGCAGGGGATTTATTATGGAGGAACGATCGCCGCACCGGTCCTTCGCAGTATTTTTGACAATGTCCTTCCATATCTCGGGATTGAAAAACAGTAG
- a CDS encoding FtsW/RodA/SpoVE family cell cycle protein: MKHPAKKQRYDYTLLVVVLLLVGIGLILLYSTSAYNGRVKFHDSFYYLKKQGFATALGLAGMFIVAGIDYHRWIPFAKLGYVTAIVLSVAVMFIGDEYNGSKRWLSLGPISFQPSEFAKVAVILYLSCVISNQARKMEKFTTLVKVMLPVLPVVGLVGASNLSTAIIILGIAAALVFVASPKYAQFLGMGAAAAGFMGIFLALESYRLERLAIWRNPEKYEKGYQTLQGLYAIGSGGLFGRGLGKSVQKLGFLPEAQNDMIFSIICEELGLVGASLIILLFLILIWRFFVIATHAKDLTGALIATGAMAHMMIQVILNIAVVTNSIPNTGITLPFISYGGTSVVFLLLEMGLVLSVSNLVE, encoded by the coding sequence TTGAAGCATCCGGCAAAAAAGCAGCGGTATGATTATACTCTGCTTGTGGTGGTATTGCTCCTGGTCGGGATTGGTCTGATACTGCTATACAGTACCAGCGCCTATAATGGCCGGGTAAAGTTCCATGATTCTTTTTACTATTTGAAAAAGCAGGGATTTGCGACAGCGTTGGGACTGGCAGGCATGTTTATTGTGGCAGGGATCGACTATCACAGGTGGATTCCTTTTGCAAAGCTTGGATATGTCACTGCAATCGTTCTGTCTGTAGCAGTCATGTTTATAGGAGATGAGTACAATGGGTCCAAAAGATGGCTTTCTTTGGGACCCATTTCTTTTCAGCCGTCTGAGTTTGCGAAAGTGGCAGTCATTTTATATTTGTCCTGCGTAATCTCAAACCAGGCAAGAAAGATGGAAAAATTTACAACACTTGTCAAAGTTATGCTGCCAGTTCTTCCTGTGGTAGGCCTGGTAGGTGCAAGTAATCTAAGTACGGCCATTATTATCCTGGGAATTGCGGCAGCACTTGTTTTTGTGGCAAGTCCGAAGTATGCCCAGTTTCTTGGAATGGGTGCGGCAGCGGCAGGGTTTATGGGGATATTTCTGGCACTGGAAAGTTATCGTCTGGAGAGACTTGCAATCTGGAGAAATCCGGAAAAGTATGAAAAAGGGTACCAGACACTGCAGGGACTTTATGCCATCGGTTCCGGAGGGCTGTTTGGAAGAGGGCTTGGAAAAAGCGTACAGAAGTTGGGATTTCTGCCGGAAGCCCAGAATGATATGATTTTTTCTATCATCTGTGAAGAACTGGGACTGGTCGGAGCAAGCCTGATCATTTTATTGTTTCTGATTCTGATCTGGCGCTTTTTTGTGATCGCAACACATGCGAAGGATCTGACCGGTGCCTTGATCGCAACAGGAGCGATGGCGCATATGATGATTCAGGTGATCTTGAATATTGCGGTTGTGACGAACAGTATTCCCAATACCGGGATCACGCTCCCCTTTATCAGCTATGGGGGAACTTCGGTGGTATTTCTGCTGTTGGAAATGGGGCTTGTGTTAAGTGTGTCTAATTTGGTAGAATAA
- the sigE gene encoding RNA polymerase sporulation sigma factor SigE — translation MVVKVAMPQQFKLKVVPSLKGLLFPNQKEVHYIGGSEVLPPPLETERETEVIRRLGSEYDQEAKKMLIEHNLRLVVYIAKKFDNTGVGVEDLISIGTIGLIKAINTFNPTKKIKLATYASRCIENEILMYLRRNSKTKMEVSIDEPLNVDWDGNELLLSDILGTEEDTIYRDLETEAERKLLVRAINQLSSREKLIVKMRFGLDNPDGIEKTQKEVADLLGISQSYISRLEKKIMQRLKREIVRYE, via the coding sequence ATGGTTGTAAAAGTAGCAATGCCGCAGCAGTTTAAATTAAAAGTAGTACCCAGTCTGAAAGGGCTGCTGTTTCCGAATCAGAAAGAGGTTCATTACATCGGGGGGTCTGAAGTGCTGCCGCCTCCGTTGGAGACAGAACGAGAAACAGAGGTGATCAGAAGACTCGGATCAGAATATGATCAGGAAGCAAAAAAAATGTTAATTGAGCACAATTTGCGTCTGGTCGTGTACATAGCAAAAAAATTTGATAATACCGGAGTGGGAGTAGAAGATCTGATCTCGATCGGAACAATCGGTCTGATCAAAGCAATCAACACATTCAATCCAACCAAAAAGATCAAGCTTGCGACCTATGCATCCCGATGTATTGAAAATGAAATCCTGATGTATCTGCGAAGAAACAGTAAGACTAAAATGGAAGTTTCCATTGATGAGCCTTTAAACGTGGATTGGGACGGCAATGAACTGCTGTTGTCTGATATCCTCGGAACAGAGGAGGATACCATCTATCGGGATCTGGAAACGGAAGCGGAGAGAAAGCTTCTGGTGCGTGCCATCAACCAGTTGTCCAGCAGAGAAAAGCTGATTGTCAAGATGCGTTTTGGTCTGGATAATCCTGATGGAATCGAAAAAACTCAGAAAGAAGTAGCAGATTTACTGGGAATTTCACAGTCATACATTTCCCGTCTGGAGAAAAAGATCATGCAGAGATTGAAGCGGGAAATCGTGCGTTATGAATAA
- the mraY gene encoding phospho-N-acetylmuramoyl-pentapeptide-transferase — protein sequence MSYHVVIPVLVSFALSLVLGPIVIPFLRKLKMGQTEREEGVQSHLKKAGTPTMGGIIILASVVITSLFYVKDYPKVIPILFLTLGFGLIGFLDDYLKVVMKRSDGLYPKQKMALQLVVTAIFAYYVFKVADIPMSMLIPFSGGKYWDIGWLAVPLLFIAVIGTVNGTNFTDGLDGLASSVTVLVATFFTVVAIGTKSGVEPITCAVVGALLGFLLFNVYPASVFMGDTGSLALGGFVAGTAYMMQMPLFIIIVGLIYLVEVASVMIQVTYFKKTGGKRFFKMAPIHHHFELCGWSETRVVAVFSIVTALLCLIALMGV from the coding sequence ATGAGTTATCATGTAGTAATACCGGTATTGGTATCGTTTGCTTTGAGCCTGGTGCTCGGACCGATCGTAATACCATTCCTTAGAAAACTGAAAATGGGACAGACAGAACGGGAAGAGGGAGTACAGTCTCATTTGAAGAAGGCAGGAACGCCGACCATGGGAGGAATTATCATTCTGGCCAGTGTCGTTATCACGTCCCTGTTTTATGTAAAAGATTATCCGAAAGTGATTCCGATCCTGTTTCTGACGCTTGGTTTTGGTCTGATTGGATTTCTGGATGATTATCTGAAGGTTGTGATGAAACGTTCAGACGGTCTGTATCCGAAACAGAAGATGGCACTCCAGCTGGTGGTGACAGCAATTTTTGCATATTACGTGTTTAAAGTGGCAGACATTCCGATGTCTATGCTGATTCCGTTTTCCGGTGGAAAATACTGGGATATCGGCTGGCTGGCAGTTCCGCTTTTATTTATTGCAGTGATCGGTACTGTAAACGGAACGAATTTTACAGACGGACTGGACGGACTGGCATCCAGCGTGACGGTTCTGGTAGCTACGTTCTTTACGGTGGTTGCTATTGGAACAAAGAGCGGAGTAGAGCCGATCACCTGTGCGGTTGTAGGTGCGCTCCTTGGATTTTTATTGTTTAATGTATATCCTGCGAGTGTGTTTATGGGAGACACCGGTTCTCTTGCACTGGGCGGTTTCGTGGCAGGAACGGCGTATATGATGCAGATGCCGTTGTTTATCATTATTGTAGGGCTGATCTATCTGGTGGAAGTGGCATCGGTGATGATCCAGGTTACATATTTTAAGAAGACCGGTGGAAAGCGTTTCTTTAAAATGGCACCGATCCATCATCATTTTGAATTGTGCGGCTGGTCAGAGACAAGAGTTGTGGCAGTATTTTCAATTGTGACTGCACTGCTCTGTCTGATCGCATTAATGGGGGTATAG
- the ftsZ gene encoding cell division protein FtsZ codes for MLEIKTNESEAAARIIVVGVGGGGNNAVNRMIDEQIAGVEFIAVNTDKQALQLCKAPTLMQIGEKLTKGLGAGAQPEVGEKAAEESAEEISAALKGADMVFVTCGMGGGTGTGAAPVVARIAKEQGALTVAVVTKPFRFESRTRMANALAGIDKLKENVDTMIVIPNDKLLEVVDRRTTMPEALKKADEVLQQGIQGITDLINVPSLINLDFADIQTVMKDKGIAHIGIGEGRGDDKALEAVKQAVASPLLETTIQGASHVIINISGDITLMDASDAADYVQELAGENANIIFGAMYDDTRSDEATITVIATGLHNVGGSASKLKARLEGQQKMGSILPNADKFARTPAAEYGAGRTTTGNSTIPTLQGQGRVPSSTVKEQSIKIPDFFKK; via the coding sequence TTGTTAGAGATTAAGACAAACGAATCAGAAGCAGCTGCAAGAATTATTGTTGTCGGAGTCGGCGGAGGCGGTAACAACGCGGTAAACCGTATGATCGATGAGCAGATTGCAGGTGTAGAATTTATAGCAGTGAATACAGATAAACAGGCACTGCAGTTATGCAAAGCACCAACATTGATGCAGATTGGCGAGAAGCTTACAAAAGGACTTGGTGCGGGAGCACAGCCTGAAGTAGGTGAGAAAGCAGCAGAGGAGAGTGCAGAAGAGATTTCCGCAGCACTCAAAGGCGCTGACATGGTATTTGTCACCTGTGGTATGGGTGGTGGAACCGGAACAGGAGCAGCTCCTGTAGTCGCACGTATCGCAAAAGAGCAGGGCGCACTGACAGTTGCAGTTGTGACAAAGCCGTTCCGTTTTGAATCACGTACAAGAATGGCGAATGCACTGGCTGGTATTGATAAATTAAAAGAGAATGTAGACACGATGATCGTGATTCCGAATGATAAACTTCTGGAAGTAGTAGATCGCAGAACGACAATGCCGGAAGCATTGAAGAAAGCGGATGAGGTTCTCCAGCAGGGTATTCAGGGTATCACAGACCTGATCAACGTACCTTCTCTGATTAACCTTGACTTTGCAGATATTCAGACAGTTATGAAGGATAAGGGAATCGCACACATCGGTATCGGTGAGGGACGCGGTGATGACAAGGCTCTGGAGGCAGTAAAACAGGCTGTTGCCAGTCCGCTGCTTGAGACAACGATTCAGGGAGCATCACACGTTATCATTAATATTTCCGGTGATATCACTCTGATGGATGCATCTGATGCTGCTGATTATGTACAGGAACTTGCAGGAGAGAATGCAAATATTATCTTCGGTGCGATGTATGATGATACAAGATCTGATGAAGCTACAATTACAGTTATTGCAACAGGACTTCACAATGTGGGTGGAAGTGCATCCAAGTTAAAAGCAAGACTGGAAGGACAGCAGAAGATGGGATCTATTCTTCCAAATGCGGACAAGTTTGCAAGAACACCGGCAGCAGAGTACGGTGCAGGAAGAACAACAACAGGAAATTCCACAATCCCGACCCTTCAGGGACAGGGAAGAGTGCCTTCAAGCACAGTAAAAGAGCAGTCCATTAAGATTCCGGATTTCTTTAAAAAATAA